The sequence TGCCAATAGCCTATAGAAGTGCGGGAGTGGGTACCATTCCGGCTTTCGTTTTCGCATTTCTCCCGATGGCGATCATAATGATCAACGTGATGCTTCTAGGTTCTACGCTTCCGACAACCGGAGGAACCTTCAAGTACGGTGCTTTCCTCTTCTCACCCAGAGTCGCATTTCTCGGCCTTTGGGCCTATCTCTTCGGGGCCTTTGTAGGTCTCTTTCCTCTGAATGCGCTCGCGCTTGCGTCATACATGAAAGGGATCTGGGACGGGATTCCCCTTGTTCCGGTAGCCTTTCTGATACTCACCTTCTTCTATATCGTGAACCTTCTAGGACTGAAGATAGCCTCTCGTGTAGAAATTATATCCGTAGCCCTATTGTTCATAGCCATAGCAGTCTACACCGTGCCAGGCATGGCTAACATAGAACCGGGGAATATTGAAGGCGTTTTTTCAACGGGCATTGGTTCAATGATCTACGCTTCGGCGCTCTTGACTTTCACATTTGCGGGCTCTAATGCCGTGATAGAGCTTGGCGGAGAGGTGGAGAACGCAAAAAAGAATCTGCCGCTTTCGGTAATCTTCTCCCTCTCAGTTGTCTTGGCTTGCTATCTCCTGATGGCAGTTGTCTCGTTTGGTGTCGGTGGGGACATGCTCGAGAAAGGAACTCTTAACGACATTGCTTCGAACTATCTCAGCGGATTTCTTTTCTACGTCTTCGCATTCGGCGGCCCGATACTCGCTATCGCAACAACAATCAACGCAACTTATATGTGGGGAACAAGGTCGTTGCTTGCGCTCTGCAGGCTGAGAGTC is a genomic window of Mesotoga infera containing:
- a CDS encoding amino acid permease, with translation MKKGMKFWDLVALEIGMTIGAGIFIYMPIAYRSAGVGTIPAFVFAFLPMAIIMINVMLLGSTLPTTGGTFKYGAFLFSPRVAFLGLWAYLFGAFVGLFPLNALALASYMKGIWDGIPLVPVAFLILTFFYIVNLLGLKIASRVEIISVALLFIAIAVYTVPGMANIEPGNIEGVFSTGIGSMIYASALLTFTFAGSNAVIELGGEVENAKKNLPLSVIFSLSVVLACYLLMAVVSFGVGGDMLEKGTLNDIASNYLSGFLFYVFAFGGPILAIATTINATYMWGTRSLLALCRLRV